A genomic region of Polynucleobacter necessarius contains the following coding sequences:
- a CDS encoding thiol:disulfide interchange protein DsbA/DsbL: MISLSKRIFTVLTLLSLSGLVGAQAQKIEEGFYYRILPMAQPVETKGKVEVIEFFWYGCPHCYDFEPELSAWVKRQPKDVAFHRVPVAFRDNFLPHSQLFYALEAMGKGDALNDKVMYAMHKENKRLLTEPEIADWVASQGIDRNSFLATYRSFAVVSKARAAKQLTEAYRIDGVPTIVMQGKYVTSPSIAGSKAKAIAVMDYLEEKIRRDKYK; encoded by the coding sequence ATGATTTCATTAAGCAAACGTATTTTTACTGTATTGACCTTACTTTCTTTAAGTGGCCTTGTTGGTGCGCAGGCGCAAAAGATTGAAGAGGGTTTTTATTACCGCATATTGCCAATGGCTCAGCCAGTTGAAACAAAAGGCAAGGTCGAGGTTATTGAGTTCTTTTGGTATGGCTGCCCACACTGCTATGACTTCGAGCCAGAGCTCAGCGCGTGGGTTAAGCGTCAGCCTAAAGATGTTGCATTCCACAGGGTGCCGGTAGCATTTCGTGATAATTTCTTGCCGCATAGCCAGTTGTTTTATGCGCTTGAAGCTATGGGTAAGGGTGATGCTCTCAATGACAAAGTGATGTATGCAATGCATAAAGAGAATAAGCGCCTACTCACAGAACCCGAGATTGCAGATTGGGTTGCCTCTCAAGGTATTGACCGCAATTCCTTCTTAGCTACTTATCGTTCTTTTGCGGTGGTTTCTAAGGCGCGGGCTGCCAAGCAGCTAACAGAGGCATATCGCATTGATGGTGTTCCAACTATTGTGATGCAAGGAAAGTACGTTACTTCTCCTTCTATAGCCGGCTCTAAAGCCAAGGCAATTGCTGTGATGGATTATCTCGAAGAAAAGATTCGCAGAGATAAATACAAGTAA
- a CDS encoding SDR family NAD(P)-dependent oxidoreductase: MKQKGIPSFSGKRIWVIGASSGIGEACAKEFIAAGAKVALSSRRVERLNQISETSQKDQTLTVPLDVTTQSQLQNGYQTILDAWGGVDLMLFVSGVYTPLRADDFDIQVAEKTIGANLLGPMRAVALVLPEMLKTHSGHIAIVGSVAGYSGLPKALAYGPSKAAIINFCENLYYDLLPTGISVHMISPGFVATEARAQNDFEMPALISAEEAATEILTGIKNGEFDIHFPKRFSRFLKFLRILPYPLYFWIVRRFVKI; encoded by the coding sequence ATGAAGCAAAAAGGTATCCCAAGTTTTTCAGGAAAGCGCATATGGGTAATTGGCGCCTCCAGCGGCATTGGCGAAGCTTGTGCAAAAGAATTCATCGCGGCAGGTGCCAAAGTTGCACTATCGAGCCGCAGGGTTGAGCGCTTAAACCAAATTTCTGAAACTTCTCAAAAAGATCAAACCCTTACGGTTCCGCTAGACGTCACCACTCAATCCCAACTGCAAAATGGTTATCAAACGATTTTAGATGCCTGGGGCGGAGTAGATTTAATGCTCTTTGTTTCTGGTGTTTACACCCCATTGCGAGCAGATGATTTTGATATTCAAGTCGCAGAAAAAACGATTGGCGCAAACCTACTCGGACCAATGAGGGCTGTAGCCCTGGTGCTGCCAGAGATGCTAAAGACCCACTCTGGTCATATCGCTATTGTTGGGAGCGTTGCAGGCTATAGCGGGCTGCCAAAAGCGCTGGCATACGGACCCAGCAAAGCAGCCATCATTAATTTTTGCGAGAACCTGTATTACGACCTACTACCAACAGGAATCAGCGTTCATATGATTTCCCCTGGCTTTGTGGCAACAGAAGCCAGGGCTCAAAATGATTTTGAGATGCCGGCCTTAATCAGCGCAGAAGAAGCAGCCACTGAAATTTTGACAGGAATAAAAAATGGGGAGTTTGATATTCACTTCCCCAAGCGGTTCTCAAGATTCTTAAAATTTCTCAGAATCTTGCCTTACCCCCTGTACTTCTGGATTGTGCGACGCTTTGTCAAAATCTAA
- a CDS encoding DUF1840 domain-containing protein — MIYQFRSKAGPDVIMLADLTKRIFDILGRPLEPRGILTVEQLPDLITALETAILKDLEERSKAKSETEDGAEKPKLADRLGQRAYPFLELMKQAKSKDEPVMWGV, encoded by the coding sequence ATGATCTATCAATTTCGCTCAAAAGCTGGTCCAGATGTCATCATGCTGGCCGATCTGACCAAGCGAATCTTCGATATTTTGGGGCGCCCTTTAGAGCCCAGGGGAATTCTCACGGTTGAGCAACTTCCCGATCTCATCACTGCCTTAGAAACGGCCATTTTGAAAGATTTAGAAGAAAGATCCAAAGCTAAGTCCGAGACCGAAGATGGCGCTGAAAAACCGAAGCTTGCAGACCGGCTTGGGCAAAGAGCCTACCCATTCCTAGAATTAATGAAGCAGGCAAAGTCCAAAGACGAACCCGTAATGTGGGGTGTTTAA
- a CDS encoding SAM-dependent methyltransferase translates to MNRPGQSLLSRLNFSRTQNKVASSHRHQVSAAALLQLLSQLSSGYLRMTLPNGEQREFGNRSDALHAEIAVLDWSVFKDVMSHGDIGFAESYIRGQWNTPDLKAILELAIRNRTILEKAIYGSWYGSIFYRLKHWLRDNTKTGSRKNIHAHYDLGNAFFYTPWLDPTMSYSSAWFSEGDKQSLADAQYAKIRRILDSIEVKSGGHILEIGCGWGGVMEQALRNKLSITGLTLSTEQKAFAEKRLQVVRGEASLNTSYEVRLQDYRDCQDKFDGIASVEMFEAVGEKHWPEYFDAIANCLKTGGKACIQTIVIAEDLFERYRHNTDFIQQYVFPGGMLPSRTRFRASAAKAGLKVEGEFAFGSDYAKTLCLWRDNFNQKLQEVRQLGFDEAFIRLWNFYLMYCAAGFSERNIDVVQFTLSHNPTRTSSDALSA, encoded by the coding sequence ATGAATCGCCCCGGACAATCATTACTTTCTAGACTAAATTTTTCACGCACACAAAACAAAGTGGCGTCCTCGCATCGCCACCAAGTGAGTGCAGCGGCATTACTGCAGCTTCTTTCCCAATTAAGCAGCGGCTACCTAAGAATGACTTTGCCAAACGGCGAACAACGCGAGTTTGGCAATCGTTCGGATGCCTTGCATGCTGAAATTGCAGTTTTAGATTGGTCCGTATTTAAAGACGTCATGTCTCATGGTGATATTGGCTTCGCAGAAAGCTATATTCGCGGGCAATGGAATACGCCAGACCTAAAAGCCATACTCGAACTTGCTATCCGCAATAGAACCATTCTTGAGAAGGCCATTTACGGAAGCTGGTACGGCTCGATTTTTTATCGCCTTAAACACTGGCTGCGAGATAACACTAAAACTGGTAGCCGTAAGAACATTCACGCCCACTATGACCTTGGAAATGCCTTCTTCTATACGCCCTGGCTAGACCCAACTATGAGCTATTCAAGCGCTTGGTTTTCTGAGGGAGATAAACAATCTCTTGCTGATGCTCAATACGCCAAAATTCGACGCATCCTGGACTCGATTGAAGTGAAGTCAGGCGGTCATATCTTGGAAATTGGCTGTGGATGGGGCGGGGTTATGGAACAAGCACTCCGCAATAAACTCTCCATCACAGGCCTAACCCTATCAACCGAACAAAAGGCGTTTGCCGAAAAAAGACTGCAAGTAGTTCGAGGTGAGGCAAGCTTAAATACTTCATACGAAGTACGTTTGCAAGATTACCGAGATTGTCAGGACAAATTTGACGGCATTGCTTCTGTTGAAATGTTTGAGGCTGTAGGTGAAAAGCATTGGCCTGAGTATTTTGATGCGATTGCGAACTGCCTAAAGACTGGTGGCAAGGCTTGTATTCAAACTATTGTGATCGCAGAAGATCTATTTGAACGCTATCGCCACAACACTGACTTTATTCAACAGTATGTTTTTCCAGGAGGCATGCTCCCTTCGCGCACCAGATTCAGAGCTAGCGCAGCTAAAGCAGGCCTTAAAGTCGAAGGTGAATTTGCCTTTGGCTCCGATTACGCCAAGACACTGTGCCTGTGGCGAGATAACTTCAATCAAAAACTACAAGAGGTTCGTCAACTTGGATTTGACGAGGCTTTTATCCGACTTTGGAATTTTTACCTCATGTACTGTGCGGCCGGTTTTTCAGAGCGCAATATTGATGTAGTGCAATTCACACTCAGTCACAATCCCACCAGGACATCCTCGGATGCATTAAGCGCATGA
- a CDS encoding SPOR domain-containing protein produces MKKPNQQAGFIERPSAVVNGKDAQYGGTILGFILGLGAGLGIAFVIAFYLSKNTPQERPGVRAPSLPLTIKPSGTPAEGEAAAPVEQLDLNKPLQGKAPATAAADPIGDLVNGKKPAESTPPPAAKSDAIYFLQVGVFVKRSDADAQKANLAIQGLQAQLSEVTSEGNTLWRVRVGPYNSVEESNPVRDKLNGLGIKSTLIKSSKS; encoded by the coding sequence ATGAAAAAACCGAATCAACAAGCTGGCTTCATTGAGAGACCTAGCGCTGTAGTGAATGGCAAAGACGCCCAATATGGGGGCACTATTTTGGGCTTCATTTTGGGCCTAGGCGCCGGATTAGGGATTGCGTTTGTAATTGCCTTTTATCTATCCAAAAATACACCTCAAGAAAGACCTGGCGTACGGGCACCAAGCTTACCTTTGACGATCAAACCTTCTGGTACTCCGGCTGAAGGTGAGGCCGCCGCTCCGGTTGAGCAATTGGACTTAAATAAGCCATTGCAGGGCAAGGCGCCAGCTACTGCTGCCGCAGATCCCATTGGCGATTTAGTTAATGGCAAGAAACCTGCAGAATCCACTCCACCTCCAGCCGCTAAAAGTGACGCGATTTATTTCTTGCAAGTGGGTGTTTTTGTAAAGCGTTCTGATGCTGATGCGCAAAAAGCAAATTTAGCAATTCAAGGCTTACAGGCGCAGCTTAGCGAGGTAACCAGCGAGGGGAATACGCTGTGGCGTGTTCGTGTTGGGCCCTACAACAGCGTTGAGGAGAGCAATCCTGTACGCGATAAGTTGAATGGCTTAGGCATTAAATCAACCCTCATTAAATCTAGTAAATCATGA
- the argS gene encoding arginine--tRNA ligase: MLLTNKNRLIEMLSSALQGLAQERGLGDAPSPRLERPKAVDHGDVACNIALQLSKAWKLNPRELAQALIERLQQQPGFEQLIASCEIAGPGFINFRLSNAAKTAVVGEILSAGTHFGELPSSSAAVPSAMIEFVSANPTGPLHVGHGRQAALGDALANLLATQGIKVHREFYYNDAGVQIANLALSVQARLNGLKPGDAAWPEQAYNGEYIAEIATAFKASPEFKDGIEAIRQFAVAYLRNEQDIDLKTFGVKFDCYYLESSLYTDGSVAKIVDELQSIGKTYESEGALWLKTTDDGDDKDRVMRKSDGSFTYFVPDVAYHTSKWSRGFQKVINVQGSDHHGTIARVRSGLQGVAQKRGWDIPKTYPDYVLHKMVTIMRHGEEVKISKRAGSYVTVRDLVEWSGGVTPEMTPEERELALQRGRDAVRFFLISRKADTEFVFDIDLALQQNDENPVFYVQYAHARINSILQQWDGQTSDLASADLSLLQSKASDHLLRRLAEYPEVLTDAAEEMAPHALAFYLRDLAGDFHTFYNADRVLVDDQNLKMARLALLLATRQVLQNGLKVLGVSAPAKM; the protein is encoded by the coding sequence ATGTTGTTAACTAATAAAAATCGTTTAATTGAAATGTTGAGCAGCGCCCTTCAGGGCTTGGCTCAGGAGCGCGGCCTGGGAGATGCACCAAGCCCTCGTTTGGAGCGCCCTAAGGCGGTAGATCATGGTGATGTTGCCTGCAATATCGCCCTCCAGCTGTCCAAGGCTTGGAAGCTCAATCCGCGGGAGCTTGCACAGGCGCTGATAGAGCGTTTGCAGCAGCAACCCGGTTTTGAGCAATTAATTGCTTCTTGTGAAATCGCAGGGCCTGGATTTATTAATTTTCGCTTGAGCAATGCCGCAAAGACGGCAGTTGTTGGTGAAATACTCTCAGCCGGAACTCATTTTGGTGAGCTTCCTTCCAGCAGTGCTGCAGTGCCAAGCGCGATGATTGAGTTTGTCTCAGCAAATCCAACGGGCCCTTTGCATGTTGGCCATGGAAGACAAGCTGCGCTCGGTGATGCCTTGGCAAACTTATTGGCTACGCAAGGTATCAAAGTGCATCGTGAGTTTTATTACAACGATGCTGGCGTGCAAATTGCAAACTTAGCTTTGTCGGTGCAAGCTCGTTTAAATGGATTAAAGCCGGGTGATGCCGCTTGGCCAGAGCAGGCCTACAACGGTGAATACATTGCTGAAATTGCTACTGCATTTAAAGCTTCTCCAGAATTTAAAGATGGCATCGAAGCGATTCGTCAGTTTGCTGTTGCTTATTTACGCAATGAACAAGATATCGATTTAAAAACCTTCGGCGTGAAATTTGACTGCTATTACCTAGAGTCTTCTTTGTATACCGATGGTAGTGTTGCCAAAATCGTTGATGAATTGCAATCCATTGGTAAGACCTATGAATCTGAAGGTGCGTTGTGGTTAAAAACGACTGATGATGGTGACGATAAAGATCGCGTGATGCGCAAGTCGGATGGTAGCTTTACTTACTTCGTTCCTGATGTCGCTTATCACACGAGCAAATGGAGTCGTGGCTTTCAGAAGGTGATTAATGTACAAGGCAGTGATCACCATGGCACGATTGCCCGTGTGCGCTCGGGCTTGCAGGGCGTAGCTCAGAAGCGCGGTTGGGATATTCCTAAAACCTATCCAGATTATGTTTTGCATAAGATGGTGACCATAATGCGTCATGGTGAAGAGGTCAAAATTTCTAAGCGCGCTGGTTCGTATGTCACTGTGCGTGATTTAGTAGAGTGGTCTGGCGGCGTAACACCAGAGATGACTCCTGAAGAAAGAGAGTTGGCTTTGCAGCGCGGTCGCGATGCCGTCCGCTTTTTCTTGATCTCACGTAAAGCGGATACTGAATTTGTATTTGATATTGATTTGGCCTTGCAGCAAAACGATGAGAACCCAGTGTTTTATGTTCAATATGCTCATGCGCGAATTAATTCAATTTTGCAACAGTGGGATGGTCAAACATCTGATCTAGCCTCTGCAGATTTATCGCTCCTACAAAGCAAGGCATCCGACCATCTACTGCGTCGTTTAGCTGAGTATCCAGAGGTGCTTACTGACGCCGCAGAGGAAATGGCACCGCATGCACTTGCTTTCTACTTGCGCGACTTAGCGGGAGATTTCCATACTTTTTATAATGCTGACCGCGTGTTAGTAGACGATCAGAATTTAAAAATGGCGCGCTTAGCGCTTCTCTTGGCAACCCGTCAGGTCTTGCAAAATGGTTTAAAAGTATTAGGGGTATCTGCACCAGCCAAGATGTAA